One region of Brassica napus cultivar Da-Ae chromosome A10, Da-Ae, whole genome shotgun sequence genomic DNA includes:
- the LOC106425872 gene encoding ran-binding protein 1 homolog a-like, with amino-acid sequence MYSLKIGPLLASFGRATVPIIRLCFYVFASNLFTLSLPLKPHRSQRASEPARISRPAETMATNEPEHETRDAEEAGANEDEDTGAQIAPIVRLEEVAITTGEEDEDAVLDLKSKLYRFDKEANQWKERGAGTVKLLKHKDTGKIRLVMRQSKTLRICANHFVKPGMAVQEHVGNEKSCVWHARDFADGELKDELFCIRFASIENCKLFMQKFNEVAESEVEKEESKDASETAGLLEKLTVEETKTEEKVKTEVEAEEKKKSEPEKADEEKKTEEAAPST; translated from the exons ATGTATTCTTTAAAAATCGGCCCATTGTTAGCTTCATTTGGACGCGCTACAGTTCCAATTATAAGAttgtgtttttatgtttttgcttctaaccttttcactctctctctcccccttAAGCCGCACCGTAGCCAGCGAGCGAGCGAACCCGCGAGGATATCTCGGCCCGCAGAAACTATGGCGACCAACGAACCCGAGCACGAGACCAGAGACGCGGAAGAGGCCGGAGCCAACGAGGACGAGGACACAGGAGCTCAGATCGCTCCAATCGTTAGGCTTGAGGAGGTTGCCATCACTACCGGTGAGGAAGACGAAGACGCCGTCCTCGATCT GAAATCGAAGCTGTATCGGTTCGACAAGGAAGCGAATCAGTGGAAGGAGAGAGGAGCTGGTACTGTTAAGCTTTTGAAGCATAAGGATACTGGCAAGATTCGTCTCGTTATGAGGCAATCGAAAACTCTGAGGATCTGTGCTAATCACTTTG TTAAACCGGGCATGGCGGTTCAGGAACACGTTGGAAATGAAAAGTCTTGTGTATGGCACGCTCGTGACTTTGCTGATGGGGAACTCAAGGATGAGCTTTTCTGCATCAGATTTGCTTCTATTGAGA ACTGCAAATTATTTATGCAAAAGTTCAATGAAGTTGCTGAATCTGAAGTAGAGAAAGAGGAGAGCAAAGATGCCTCTGAAACAGCTGGTCTTCTTGAGAAGTTGACCGTGGAAGAGACAAAAACAGAGGAGAAGGTGAAGACTGAAGTGGAAGctgaggaaaagaaaaaaagcgaACCAGAGAAGGCtgatgaagaaaagaaaaccgAAGAGGCTGCTCCCTCAACTTAA
- the LOC106425866 gene encoding putative F-box protein At1g67390 translates to MSLPQNPFTSSTRPSMKKSPSLEKEGNQMHIKNVDRISKLPDDMLLKIIKSLSTEEAVQTSLLSKRWEGVWKQMPYLFFDMKNALKVELPLAEQSHFIAQLITKVINNHSGNLEHCKILHMTPQTQDGTLETWIRSLIHVKHSKCLELKRFRVNRPGRARVLHLPPNIFSHPMLTSLLLSRYQFESAHAFNNCNNLIILKLFKFKVEGDVLNTVIASCPSLKMLVLEIFQNSRTGCLKIHNNNLKFVHLTCTEIDNVEVSAALLDILSIHNVKLSRGVNIVLDAPRLLQFSQRLWKVCQSLPHIVYNISCDTQGNENIGHEFVMNIENYFMVVFATLAVNVDMMNPKEVYMLKQVLEAWARDLQILQIFFKDNDIDKKEGESSIDGIQNKWGNYFFDIDFRVKSVFLYNFNGSDEDQFALAASFVIQGKMMESLTIDTSSLPANKTLAIDTVVAKLMKLPKGNKNLNIKYI, encoded by the exons ATGTCTCTTCCGCAAAACCCcttcacttcatcaacaagaccaTCCATGAAGAAATCACCATCGTTAGAGAAAGAAGGCAACCAGATGCATATCAAAAACGTCGACCGAATCAGCAAACTTCCGGACGATATGTTGCTCAAAATAATAAAGAGCTTGTCAACAGAGGAAGCGGTTCAGACAAGTTTGTTGTCCAAACGGTGGGAAGGTGTTTGGAAGCAAATGCCTTATCTCTTCTTCGATATGAAAAATGCTCTCAAGGTGGAGTTGCCTCTAGCCGAACAATCCCATTTCATTGCCCAGTTGATAACCAAG GTTATAAACAATCACAGTGGCAATCTGGAGCACTGCAAAATCCTGCATATGACACCCCAAACTCAAGATGGTACGCTGGAAACTTGGATCCGATCATTGATCCACGTGAAACACAGTAAATGTCTCGAACTTAAGAGATTTCGTGTTAATCGTCCTGGGAGAGCTCGTGTGCTCCACTTACCCCCAAACATATTTTCACATCCAATGCTCACATCACTCCTTCTGTCTCGATACCAATTTGAGTCTGCACATGCCTTTAACAATTGCAATAACCTCATTattcttaaactttttaaattcaaagTTGAAGGTGATGTGCTCAACACAGTCATTGCATCGTGCCCCTCCCTCAAGATGCTGGTACTAGAAATCTTCCAAAACAGCCGAACTGGCTGTCTGAAGATTCATAACAACAACTTAAAGTTTGTGCATTTGACTTGCACTGAAATTGATAACGTTGAAGTGTCTGCAGCTCTTCTGGACATACTCTCTATTCACAATGTTAAACTTAGTAGGGGGGTTAATATCGTTCTTGACGCCCCAAGATTACTTCAGTTTAGTCAAAGATTGTGGAAGGTATGTCAAAGTTTGCCTCACATAGTCTACAATATCTCATGCGACACTCAG GGGAATGAAAACATTGGGCATGAATTCGTGATGAACATAGAAAATTACTTCATGGTTGTGTTTGCAACTTTGGCGGTGAATGTGGATATGATGAATCCAAAAGAAGTTTACATGCTAAAGCAAGTTTTAGAAGCATGGGCTAGAGACTTGCAAATTCTCCAGATCTTCTTTAAG GATAACGATATTGACAAGAAAGAAGGTGAATCTTCTATTGACGGAATACAAAATAAGTGGGGAAATTACTTTTTCGATATTGATTTCCGTGTGAAAAGTGTGTTTTTGTATAACTTCAATGGTTCGGATGAGGATCAATTTGCTTTGGCTGCAAGTTTTGTGATACAAGGGAAGATGATGGAAAGTTTGACGATCGATACGTCTTCGCTTCCTGCAAACAAAACGTTGGCGATAGATACTGTAGTGGCGAAATTGATGAAACTTCCAAAAGGTAACAAGAACCTTAATATTAAAtacatttga